Proteins found in one Paenibacillus dendritiformis genomic segment:
- a CDS encoding MbtH family protein: protein MSNPFEQADGAYLVLINEEGQYSLWPAFAAVPDGWSTVLGPETRQGCLDYINVHWTDLRPRSLYDSSGPVHGAVQ from the coding sequence ATGAGTAATCCTTTTGAGCAAGCGGACGGCGCTTATCTGGTGCTGATTAATGAGGAGGGGCAGTATTCGCTGTGGCCTGCCTTTGCCGCGGTGCCTGATGGATGGAGTACGGTCCTGGGCCCGGAGACGCGCCAGGGTTGCCTGGACTATATTAACGTGCATTGGACCGACTTGCGGCCCCGCAGCCTGTACGATTCTTCGGGCCCTGTCCATGGAGCCGTGCAATGA
- a CDS encoding DHA2 family efflux MFS transporter permease subunit has translation MKKGLNPKTAVCIVYVAAMFTVAMDATVLNVALQTISQELQVPPAASGVLNVGYLVSLAVVLPAAGWLGDKWGTKRAFLLALALFTVASALCGFASSLTALTIFRVVQGIGGGLLTPIGMAMLFRMFPPQERAKVSRALILPIAVAPAVGPILSGLLIEHLSWRWIFYVHLPIGIPALLFGIVFLKEHREHEAGRLDVRGLLLSAPGLALLMYALSQGPVQGWDSPAIWATGGMGLILIAALVAVELRVKQPLLDLRLLSDRLFRTAGLVAMCSAAGLLGMLYVFPLMYQNALHASALDTGLTTFPEALGLMLASQLVPWTYPRLGPKRVMIMGLLCTAILFVMLSTVGPHTNPWLIRSLLFGVGVFLGHTVGAVQIAAFANIPPASMGRASTWFTVQNRLGPAIGLAVLSGILAVAGTHTINASGGIEPNIMAYRAALLGAASFLLMGLGCALRIRDSDAASTIRKQAPVKPDGENSVQA, from the coding sequence ATGAAGAAAGGATTGAACCCAAAAACGGCCGTATGTATCGTATACGTCGCGGCCATGTTCACGGTGGCCATGGACGCCACGGTCCTGAACGTTGCGCTGCAGACGATCAGCCAAGAGCTGCAAGTGCCTCCGGCCGCATCTGGAGTGCTCAATGTAGGCTATCTGGTAAGCCTCGCTGTCGTCCTTCCGGCGGCAGGCTGGCTAGGCGACAAGTGGGGGACCAAACGCGCCTTTTTGCTCGCGCTCGCCTTGTTCACGGTAGCTTCGGCACTGTGCGGCTTCGCCAGCAGTTTGACGGCGTTGACGATTTTTCGGGTCGTGCAAGGCATCGGCGGCGGCCTGCTTACTCCGATAGGAATGGCGATGCTGTTCCGCATGTTCCCCCCGCAGGAGCGGGCCAAAGTATCCCGGGCGCTCATTCTCCCGATCGCGGTTGCTCCTGCGGTCGGGCCGATCCTTAGCGGGCTGCTGATTGAGCATCTTTCGTGGCGCTGGATATTTTATGTCCATTTGCCGATCGGGATTCCCGCCTTGCTGTTCGGAATCGTCTTTTTGAAGGAGCATCGGGAGCATGAGGCGGGACGCCTCGATGTTCGGGGTCTCCTCTTGTCAGCTCCTGGCCTGGCTCTGCTGATGTATGCGCTTAGCCAAGGTCCTGTGCAGGGCTGGGATTCTCCCGCGATCTGGGCAACGGGGGGAATGGGCCTCATCCTGATAGCGGCCCTTGTCGCCGTCGAGCTGCGGGTGAAGCAGCCGCTGCTTGATCTGCGGCTGTTGAGCGACCGCTTGTTCCGCACCGCAGGTCTCGTCGCCATGTGCTCCGCGGCGGGCTTGCTGGGCATGCTGTACGTGTTCCCGTTAATGTATCAGAATGCGCTGCATGCTTCGGCGCTCGATACCGGCTTAACGACCTTCCCCGAGGCGCTTGGCCTTATGCTTGCCTCCCAGCTTGTGCCCTGGACCTATCCGAGGCTTGGTCCGAAGCGCGTCATGATTATGGGGCTGTTGTGCACGGCGATTCTCTTCGTGATGCTGAGCACGGTCGGTCCCCATACGAATCCATGGCTGATTCGGAGCCTGCTGTTCGGTGTCGGCGTCTTTTTGGGCCATACGGTCGGCGCCGTTCAGATTGCGGCTTTTGCCAACATTCCGCCCGCATCGATGGGCCGCGCCTCGACCTGGTTCACGGTACAGAACCGGCTGGGGCCGGCCATAGGCTTGGCGGTTCTGTCCGGCATTCTTGCCGTGGCAGGAACCCACACGATAAATGCCTCTGGAGGCATTGAACCGAACATTATGGCGTACCGTGCCGCTTTGCTCGGGGCCGCAAGCTTTCTGCTCATGGGCCTTGGCTGTGCGCTTCGGATTCGCGACAGCGATGCCGCTTCCACTATTCGCAAGCAAGCTCCGGTAAAGCCGGACGGGGAAAATTCGGTTCAAGCGTGA
- a CDS encoding NUDIX domain-containing protein, translating into METSLPRIGVGAVILNEANEILLVLRGRQPEKDKWSIPGGKVDLYETLEDTTVREVMEEVGLHIQVKRLLCTAETIDPGRGEHWISVIFETRVVSGEASNREEGGALQDVRWFPLPKLPDNLASFTWPAIQALRSPGAAAYSGRNE; encoded by the coding sequence ATGGAGACATCCTTACCAAGAATCGGCGTCGGCGCCGTTATTTTGAATGAAGCGAATGAGATTCTGCTTGTGCTGCGGGGACGTCAGCCGGAGAAGGACAAATGGAGCATTCCCGGAGGCAAGGTGGACTTATACGAGACGCTGGAGGATACGACCGTCCGCGAGGTAATGGAAGAGGTCGGGCTTCACATCCAGGTGAAGCGGCTGCTCTGCACCGCCGAGACGATCGATCCCGGCCGGGGCGAGCATTGGATCTCGGTCATCTTCGAGACCCGCGTCGTCTCGGGCGAAGCCAGCAACCGGGAAGAAGGCGGAGCGCTGCAGGATGTTCGCTGGTTCCCGTTGCCGAAGCTGCCGGACAATCTGGCCTCCTTCACCTGGCCCGCGATTCAAGCTCTACGCAGCCCCGGCGCTGCCGCATATTCCGGCCGGAACGAATGA
- the htpG gene encoding molecular chaperone HtpG, with the protein MEKKQFKAESKRLLEMMINSIYTQKEIFLRELISNASDAIDKIYYKALTDDQLVFDKDSYYIRITPDKENRTLTISDTGIGMTKEELENNLGVIAKSGSLAFKNENELKDGHNIIGQFGVGFYSAFMVADVVTVISKPLGSEEAYKWESQGADGYTIEPCEKDSVGTDIILKIKENTEDDRYDEYLDDYRLKSIIKKYSDFIRYPIKMDVTGQRPKEGAENEFEEYTEEQTVNSMVPIWRKNKNELTAEDYENFYAEKRYGFDKPITHVHIKADGAVVYNAILFIPEKTPFDYYTKEYEKGLELYSNGVLIMDKCADLLPDYFSFVKGMVDSEDLSLNISREMLQHDRQLSLIAKNIKSKIKSELQRLMKDDREKYEQFYESFGRQLKYGVYSDYGMNKEVLQDLLLFHSSKEKKLVSLDEYISRMPEDQKYIYYASGESIDRIEKLPQTELVADKGYEILYFTDDIDEFAIKMIMSYKEKEFKSVSSGDLGIDADDSEKDSDTEDKDNQELFDAMKEILKDKVKNVKASKRLKSHPVCLSSEGELSIEMEKILKAMPNGQDVQADKVLEINVNHDVFESLKDALANDREKLSLYTNLLYNQALLIEGLPIGDPVQFTNDICKVMV; encoded by the coding sequence ATGGAGAAAAAACAATTCAAAGCAGAGTCGAAACGACTGCTCGAGATGATGATCAACTCCATTTACACCCAGAAGGAAATCTTTTTAAGAGAATTGATCTCCAACGCCAGCGACGCGATCGATAAAATCTACTATAAAGCGTTGACCGACGATCAGCTCGTCTTCGACAAGGACAGCTATTACATCCGAATCACCCCGGACAAGGAGAACCGGACGCTGACCATCTCGGACACCGGGATCGGCATGACGAAGGAAGAACTGGAGAACAATCTGGGCGTCATCGCCAAGAGCGGATCTTTGGCCTTCAAGAACGAGAACGAGCTTAAAGACGGCCATAACATTATCGGGCAGTTCGGGGTCGGCTTCTATTCCGCATTCATGGTGGCGGATGTCGTCACCGTCATCAGCAAGCCGCTGGGCAGCGAGGAAGCGTACAAGTGGGAGTCGCAGGGGGCCGACGGGTATACGATCGAGCCATGCGAGAAGGATTCGGTAGGAACGGACATTATTTTGAAAATCAAAGAAAATACCGAGGATGATCGCTACGACGAGTATCTGGACGATTACCGGTTGAAATCGATCATCAAAAAATATTCCGACTTCATCCGCTATCCGATTAAGATGGATGTGACGGGCCAGCGGCCGAAGGAAGGCGCCGAGAATGAATTCGAGGAATATACGGAAGAGCAGACGGTGAACAGCATGGTTCCGATCTGGCGCAAAAATAAAAATGAGCTGACCGCGGAAGATTACGAAAACTTCTATGCCGAGAAGCGGTACGGCTTCGACAAGCCGATCACCCATGTCCATATCAAGGCGGACGGCGCCGTCGTCTACAATGCGATTCTCTTCATTCCGGAGAAGACGCCGTTCGACTACTATACGAAGGAATACGAGAAAGGGCTGGAGCTATACTCCAACGGCGTCCTCATCATGGATAAATGCGCCGATCTCCTGCCGGATTATTTCAGCTTCGTCAAAGGGATGGTCGACTCCGAGGATCTGTCGCTTAATATTTCCCGCGAGATGCTGCAGCATGACCGTCAGCTCAGCCTGATCGCCAAAAATATCAAGAGCAAGATCAAGAGCGAGCTGCAGCGCCTGATGAAGGATGATCGGGAGAAATACGAGCAATTCTATGAATCGTTCGGCCGTCAACTGAAATACGGCGTGTACAGCGATTACGGCATGAACAAGGAAGTGCTCCAGGACCTGCTCCTGTTCCACTCCTCGAAGGAGAAAAAGCTCGTCAGCCTGGACGAGTATATCTCCCGCATGCCGGAAGATCAGAAGTATATCTACTATGCCTCCGGCGAATCGATCGACCGGATCGAGAAGCTGCCGCAGACGGAGCTGGTGGCTGACAAGGGATATGAGATTCTGTACTTCACCGATGATATCGACGAGTTCGCGATCAAGATGATCATGAGCTATAAGGAGAAGGAGTTCAAATCGGTCTCCAGCGGCGATCTCGGCATCGACGCGGACGACAGCGAGAAGGATTCCGACACGGAGGATAAGGACAATCAAGAGCTGTTCGATGCGATGAAAGAAATTTTGAAGGACAAAGTGAAAAACGTGAAGGCATCGAAGCGGCTGAAGTCCCATCCGGTCTGCCTCTCCAGCGAAGGCGAATTGTCCATCGAGATGGAGAAAATTTTGAAGGCGATGCCGAACGGCCAGGATGTCCAGGCGGACAAGGTGCTGGAAATCAACGTCAACCATGACGTATTCGAATCGCTGAAGGACGCCCTCGCGAACGACCGCGAGAAGCTGAGCCTGTACACGAACCTGCTGTACAATCAGGCGCTGCTGATCGAAGGGCTGCCGATAGGCGATCCGGTACAATTCACGAATGATATTTGCAAAGTGATGGTATAG
- the putP gene encoding sodium/proline symporter PutP codes for MSENTLKMIAIVIYMATMLGIGWYAFRKTTNLTDYMLGGRSLGPAVTALSAGAADMSGWLLMGLPGGIFLTGLSNAWIAIGLSVGAYLNWLFVAPRLRTYTEVSGNSITIPSFLENRFRDSTKLLRIVSSMVILIFFTFYVSSGMVAGAVFFENSFSLPYLAGLLLVSGVVVAYTLFGGFLAVSWTDFVQGLIMLLALILVPLLAMSETGGLANTVDTISSIDPSLLDLFASTTALGIISAVAWGLGYVGQPHIIVRFMAIRSVQETKTARRIGMGWMVASLLGASLTALVGLAFFTQTNYTLSNPEAVFIQLGQILFHPFIAGIVLAAVLAAIMSTVSSQLIVTSSALTEDLYKLLLRKNASDKELVFFGRMAVLTISAIACLLALGGENKTILSLVAYAWAGFGASFGPVIVLSLYWRKMTNWGAIAGMLAGAATVIIWKNIDLQITKDIYEIIPGFIVNLIVSIVISLFTYQRDEAIEKEFDTSLKLLHTNVEEA; via the coding sequence ATGTCAGAAAATACCCTAAAAATGATTGCCATCGTGATATATATGGCAACTATGCTGGGTATAGGGTGGTATGCTTTCCGCAAAACGACAAACTTGACGGACTATATGTTAGGAGGACGCTCCTTAGGGCCTGCTGTAACCGCTTTAAGTGCTGGCGCTGCCGATATGAGCGGATGGCTGTTAATGGGGCTTCCGGGAGGGATTTTCCTGACGGGACTGTCAAATGCCTGGATTGCCATTGGCTTATCCGTTGGCGCCTATCTTAACTGGCTGTTTGTTGCCCCACGTTTGCGCACATACACGGAAGTTTCCGGGAATTCCATTACGATTCCATCGTTTTTGGAAAATCGATTTAGGGATAGCACCAAGCTTCTGCGGATCGTTTCCTCCATGGTTATCCTTATTTTCTTTACATTCTATGTTTCCTCAGGTATGGTGGCAGGAGCGGTCTTTTTTGAAAACTCCTTCTCCCTTCCTTACCTAGCGGGGCTGCTCCTCGTTTCCGGAGTGGTTGTTGCCTATACATTGTTTGGGGGCTTTCTTGCTGTCAGTTGGACGGACTTTGTCCAAGGGCTTATCATGCTGCTTGCCCTTATCCTTGTACCGTTGTTAGCGATGAGCGAGACAGGTGGGTTGGCTAACACAGTTGATACAATCAGCTCCATAGATCCGTCCCTCCTGGATTTATTTGCCAGCACTACTGCGCTCGGCATCATCTCCGCAGTTGCCTGGGGACTTGGCTATGTTGGACAACCACATATTATCGTCCGCTTTATGGCCATCCGCTCTGTACAGGAGACCAAAACTGCGCGACGTATTGGTATGGGCTGGATGGTTGCCTCATTACTTGGCGCTTCATTAACAGCATTGGTTGGTCTTGCTTTTTTTACCCAAACAAATTATACATTGTCTAATCCAGAAGCTGTCTTCATTCAACTTGGACAAATTTTATTCCATCCGTTTATTGCCGGAATAGTCCTTGCTGCTGTATTGGCTGCAATCATGAGCACGGTGTCTTCTCAGCTCATTGTAACCTCTAGTGCATTAACAGAAGATTTATATAAGCTGCTTCTGCGTAAAAATGCCTCTGATAAAGAACTTGTGTTCTTTGGAAGAATGGCCGTTCTAACGATTTCAGCCATCGCCTGCCTGCTCGCGTTGGGCGGTGAGAATAAAACCATTTTAAGTCTTGTCGCTTATGCCTGGGCCGGATTTGGCGCTTCCTTTGGCCCCGTTATCGTGTTAAGCCTGTACTGGAGAAAAATGACCAATTGGGGTGCCATTGCCGGAATGTTGGCAGGTGCAGCAACCGTGATTATCTGGAAAAACATTGACTTGCAAATTACTAAGGATATATACGAAATCATTCCCGGATTTATCGTCAACCTTATCGTCAGTATTGTCATAAGCCTGTTTACCTATCAACGGGACGAAGCTATCGAAAAAGAGTTTGATACCAGCTTGAAACTGTTGCATACAAATGTAGAAGAAGCATGA
- a CDS encoding phage holin family protein, with the protein MEIFVKFFIPLLSGGLISLFGNYYFLLKILIFFVLVDYASGLLASGLKGELRSNRGLIGISKKIFMFFMIAVAHHIDLIFGQDHYFQNTVTYFYIANELISIIENGIKIGVPIPAIFHEMIKKLKELSNDKSNKK; encoded by the coding sequence ATGGAGATATTCGTTAAATTCTTCATTCCACTTTTAAGCGGCGGTTTAATTTCTTTATTTGGTAATTATTATTTTTTACTGAAAATACTCATCTTCTTTGTGCTTGTGGATTATGCTTCAGGATTATTGGCATCGGGACTAAAAGGGGAGCTTCGTAGTAACAGAGGCCTCATTGGAATATCCAAAAAAATCTTTATGTTTTTCATGATCGCAGTAGCTCATCATATAGACTTAATTTTTGGTCAGGATCACTATTTTCAGAATACCGTCACGTATTTTTATATTGCGAACGAGCTTATTAGCATTATTGAAAATGGAATTAAAATAGGTGTTCCGATACCCGCTATTTTTCATGAAATGATTAAAAAACTAAAAGAATTAAGTAATGATAAAAGTAATAAAAAATAG
- a CDS encoding sigma factor-like helix-turn-helix DNA-binding protein, producing the protein MSLYDFYKKELRRIAWRLQYRSKVTLTREGQLKLDIIKGSSFLDEADSKLFVTELINSLESPKARQILIKIYVENKSEKEIASEMNITQQGVNKWKRKSLKLLSQNSSLWS; encoded by the coding sequence TTGTCTCTGTATGATTTCTACAAAAAAGAATTAAGGAGAATTGCATGGAGATTACAATATCGCTCTAAGGTTACTCTAACTAGGGAAGGACAACTCAAATTAGACATTATTAAAGGGTCGAGCTTTTTAGACGAGGCGGATTCGAAATTATTTGTTACTGAATTAATTAACTCCTTAGAATCACCCAAGGCGAGACAGATACTTATAAAAATATATGTCGAAAATAAAAGCGAAAAAGAAATTGCTTCCGAAATGAATATCACGCAGCAGGGGGTGAATAAATGGAAACGAAAATCTCTCAAACTTCTATCTCAAAACTCGAGTTTATGGAGCTGA